The Carassius carassius chromosome 5, fCarCar2.1, whole genome shotgun sequence DNA window GTGAATGTGCTGGGTGGATGGCTGGGATCTCGTGTCGCTTTGGATGCCAACAGCCTCCTTCATTTGGAGCACTTTCTGCCGCTGCGTCAGTCCCCTGAAGTTCACACTACCTCAGAGAGTGAACAAAGACTGGATTGGGAGATTCAGAGTGCTGTTGACAAGGCTGTGCGGGACTTTGTGTCATCCTGGTACTGCAGTTCTGTTTCTAAAGGAGGGAATGAGTTTGAATGGGAGGTGAGGGATGCCATGCTGGAGGCGGCCGCTGAACTGAAGAGGAGGGCGAAGCAGGTGGACCGGAAAGCGCTGGCACAGAGGGTTCTAGAGCTTTGCGGATGCCATCTGCAGAGCTTTAGCCAAGCCAAGGAACTCCAACGCACACTGCAAGAAGAATCTGACCAAACCTTTTCAAGCTCACAAAAACTATGGAGATTGTACAGTAGAGCTGATTTGCCTCACCCAGCCctgactggcccagctaaccagcTCTGCTACACCAGAGCACTGGTAGATCTCCTCATGCACGTCCTTATTCCCAAATCTCACTTGGAAACAAGAACAGGCCAGTACATGGTGGGAGAGCTCATCACCTGCAATGTTGTTCTGCCCCTCGTGGCAAGAATATCCAATCCAGATTGGTTAAACCAGGCCATTGTAGATGTGTTCACTCAATCTACTGACAAAGAAGCACCAAGCCCACAGCAAACACCTccagaagatgaagaagaatctGTTGGCAGCTTCTGGGATTGTGACTGCCCAGTTACTGTCAACTGTCCTGAAACCTCCAGCATGCAGACAGCTTGGTCTGAATCCACAGCCCCACTTCATGATTCATCTGAAACAAGTTTCCAGAGTCAGTGGTCCTCTGATGAAAATGTACAAGGGACGAGAAGTTCCACCATTCTTTTTCCAGAAAGAATGACCCAAAGTACAGCCGAACTGCTCAGATCTCCTTACCGCACCAGCCGCCTCTATAGACACAGTGACTACGACCTGGATTCCCCCTCTTCAGATGAGAGAAAGATATCTAGTGAGTCTTTGAAACGAACAGACTCAGATGATGAGAACTTTTGCGACTGCATGTCTCCTTCAGACTGTTGTGGCTGGGTTTGTCTGGAGGAAGACACGTTGGGTCTTTTGGGGAAGTGTTTCAGGCAAAATGTGTTCATTTCAGAGCCTCCATCACAGGAGAGTACAGTGGAAGAGTGTCCAGTCCAACCCCTGACTTGCACACCGAACTCAATCCCCAGAAGCCTTGGTCTGGACTCATTAGTTTTCGGTAACTTGGGAAATCTTGAGGGACTGGTAACTATTCAGAACTTGCAAATCACTGGGACCAGCACAGCCAAAGAGCAAAGAAGCAACAGCACTAATCCTTATACTCTTTACACTATAAAGGTAAGATTCTCAGAAACGTAAGAAATTACAGGAAGACTTttcctttattgtatttaatcagTGCATTACATGAAAAGGAATTTTCGGGGGCATTTTCTTTACCcgttttaataattcattattgattcattgtgttttgtgtgtgttcgtAGTATGAAACTGCTGGAGATTCAGTGAGTTCAAAGACTGATCAGCCTGTTGTATATCATATGGTGAACCGGCGCTACAGTGAATTCCTCAATCTGCAGACCCGTTTGGAGGAAAGGCTGGATCTCAGGAAGGTGATCAAAagtaagacatttttaaataacaataacataaGCTATTGAGTCacataatattaaacatttatatataatataatgcattttatattgGTCTATATAGTTTTAGACCTAGTTAGTATATGTTGTCAGAATTGCATAGTAAAAAGTAATATACACTTCCTTTCAAACCTTTGGggtcattaatatttttttgctgttgttttgaaattacttttcattaaagaatcctgtaagAAATTGAATGtaaaatggtttccacaaatatattaagcagcacagctgttatTAACTTAAGAATTATTTCCTAAAAATTGTTTCCTCAGCATATGAGaatcatgatttctgaaagatcatgtgactctgaagtaattgctgctttgccatcacatgaacgaattacattgtaatatattcaaatataaaaatatatttgaagagttcagatgcaaaagtctTTAAGTGCCATTTGAAATTTTGTTCTAAAATGAGCAATTTTATCAGGCTcctcagtaatttcactttaatggtaATTGATAGTTTATTTTCTTtcccattaaagtaaaataaactgaaaataaaatttgtGCTCACATTTAAGATGTCAAAGGTCCAAGGAAACTCTTCCCAGACCTTCCCTTCAGCAACCTAGACACAGACAAAGTGGAAGCCAGAAGAAGCCAACTGGAATCATTCCTCAGGGTAAGAGATTTTCTTTTACTGATAAAACTTTGGGCAGATGAATTGTGACTTTTATGAAAAACCTTAGACTTATTCTCTCTCAAACTTCCTTTTCCACTCCTGCAGAAACTGTGCACCATCCCAGAGGCAGCTAACAGCGAGGAGGTGCGTGAATTTCTTGCCCTCAACACTGATGCCACAGCAGCTTTCCAGAAAAAGCCGTCAAGTTCACGCATAGACAAGGTCGCTCTATCATGGGACATGACATACTGTACTTTTATTGAGACTTTTTAGTGTGAAATTTCTGTATGTTTTTCCCATTTGTCTGTACGACATGTTTCCCATATAAACAGATGGTGGAGAACATAGTGGACACTCTGAAGACTGCATTTCCGCGCTCAGAACCCCAGAGCCCCACAGATGAAGGAGACCCACAAAGAAAGTTAGAATATATGCAACTTAGATGACATAAGTCAAGACAGTATTtctattgtttttaatttcataaacTGTCCTTTCATGTTTCAGACCCCGTCTGAGATTCTCCAGTAAAATAGCTATTAATGTTCCAAGCCTGCAACCTAAAGTGATGTACTCTTTCAGTGAACGCTGCTCAGTGAGTCTTTCATATCATTCAAAAGCAACATAAATAGGAATTTGCAATCTTCCAATGCAAGCTGAacatgaacagatttaattaataaaatattgatgCATTGTTTAGAGAATGACAGGGTTTTTACTTattgctcaaaatatcaaacatgtgtGATGTCCACCCATTGAGGCTACAAAGAAATTAGAGCTTGTGTTCATCATTACACTTTGTGCTTTTCTGTGAAACCTGTCAACTTTGAAAGGACAAGGCCACTTGCTCTGACTTTCTGCTGTGAAGCAGCTGAGgcaagacaatagtgtcattattcagctccagTCATTGAAGTACTATTGAAGCCTGATTAAGTACTCCCAGTATAACTGGCTCTTATTGGATTCTCTGTGTTAATGGCAAACCCATCTCTTTTCATCTCTTTCTGTAGGTTCTTCAAGGTTTCTCCCTGTCAGATCTGGAGGGGTTTGTGGAGGAACAGGAGAAGCAGGTGGACGGGGGTGTCAAGAGTCAGTATGCAGGAGGAAGACCCTTGAGAGAACAGAGATCTCTAGAAaaaagaggaagaggagcaggTACTGTAGATCAACTAAGAACTTTAAAAGCTAGAGCTtgaaactctttttttaaatactcaaaTGCACATTGGAATTGTGCCGGATAAAGTGACAAGGAACTTGTTTTACACTCGATCATACTAGAGAGGGCAGTATAGTGTTGATGAACTACAACCTGTTAtagttgtaattattttatatgaaatCAAAGCATTTATCTGATACAGTCTAACCCAAACTGATACAATCTATACAGCCGAATTTTGATGTTTcaaactgctgtgtgtttgtgatggtgCAGACACTACCCTGGCAGATATCGCGCTGAATATCTTGTGTTTGCTGATGAAGGGCCAGTGGAGCTGGCTGTGTACAGAAAACATCCAGAAAACCATCAGACTCCTCTTTGGCACTTTTATTGAAAGGTGAGGTACAGTCCTCATAGTCCTCTCTGTGTGTAAATGCACTGATCAAACTAATCAATACTAATTAATGGCCTGTAATCACTTTGCTTGCCATGTTGTTCAGATTTAAA harbors:
- the snx19a gene encoding sorting nexin-19a is translated as MPGAVSPNPWSFSELLGQRSILGVVVLIAWLVLFHFLVNVLGGWLGSRVALDANSLLHLEHFLPLRQSPEVHTTSESEQRLDWEIQSAVDKAVRDFVSSWYCSSVSKGGNEFEWEVRDAMLEAAAELKRRAKQVDRKALAQRVLELCGCHLQSFSQAKELQRTLQEESDQTFSSSQKLWRLYSRADLPHPALTGPANQLCYTRALVDLLMHVLIPKSHLETRTGQYMVGELITCNVVLPLVARISNPDWLNQAIVDVFTQSTDKEAPSPQQTPPEDEEESVGSFWDCDCPVTVNCPETSSMQTAWSESTAPLHDSSETSFQSQWSSDENVQGTRSSTILFPERMTQSTAELLRSPYRTSRLYRHSDYDLDSPSSDERKISSESLKRTDSDDENFCDCMSPSDCCGWVCLEEDTLGLLGKCFRQNVFISEPPSQESTVEECPVQPLTCTPNSIPRSLGLDSLVFGNLGNLEGLVTIQNLQITGTSTAKEQRSNSTNPYTLYTIKYETAGDSVSSKTDQPVVYHMVNRRYSEFLNLQTRLEERLDLRKVIKNVKGPRKLFPDLPFSNLDTDKVEARRSQLESFLRKLCTIPEAANSEEVREFLALNTDATAAFQKKPSSSRIDKMVENIVDTLKTAFPRSEPQSPTDEGDPQRKPRLRFSSKIAINVPSLQPKVMYSFSERCSVLQGFSLSDLEGFVEEQEKQVDGGVKSQYAGGRPLREQRSLEKRGRGADTTLADIALNILCLLMKGQWSWLCTENIQKTIRLLFGTFIERWLDIGIAHLTSAPCWVIYLRVLQDAVWPGGDLPVVPRTERSPEQREKMRLQCLQCLMRLFPELITDILGTEKCRLVWEHVLESLQDPSINRHLVYCVFDLLLEFLVPEFSEETFQKSLLQSLPGDEERTLSSA